The Polyangium mundeleinium genome contains the following window.
CGACGAACCTCGACGTCCACGAGCCCAAGCGCTGGGAGGGGCAGGTTCTCTGCCACCCGGACGAGCGCGCCGCTCTCGGGCGCCTGCTCTCCTGGGGCCTCGTCGACGCCCTGCGCGAGCGCCACCCCGAGGAGAAGGTCTACTCCTGGTGGGACTACCGCATGGGCGCTTACCGCAAGAACCATGGCTTGCGCATCGATCTCGCCCTCGTCACGCCGCCGCTCCTCGCGCGCACGAAGGACGTGTGGGTCGACCGCAGCGTCCGTGAGCTCGAACGACCCAGCGACCACGCCCCCGTCCTGATCGACATCGGCGAAAGTCAAGCCTGACTTCGGACAATCCCTGTCCGATCGGCCAAGAAACGACCGCCCTCAGATCGGACATAACCCGTCCGATCTGCCTCCATTTCGCCTCCGATCGAACCGCTCGATTTGCTAGTTTTCTCCGCGTGATGCGGCTCAACCTGGATGGTTATTCGCTCGACCTTCCCCCCGAATGGTCGGGTCTCGAAGACGTGACCTATTCCGATCCGAGCACCCTGCCTCCGGTCGCGCTCGCGGCTGAAGGAGGCACGGGCCGGCTCATGGTGGCCGAGATGCTCTTCGACGACGACGACGAGCAACCCGGCGGCGAGCCCGAAGAGCTCGAAGCCCTCGCGCGCGCCTGGGGCAAACGCCGCAGGCTCGAACCCCTGGAGATGGGCACCCACGAGCGGCCCGACGGCGTCGTCGCCACGGCCACCTACCTCGTGCGCGGCTGCTTCGTGCAGATCTGGTTCCTCTCGAACGGCGACCGCGTCGTGCAGGCGAGCTACGTCTGCCCCTGGGACGAACGTGACAACGAGGAGGCCGATCGCGAGGCGATCGTGCGCTCACTCCGCTGGTCGTGAAGCGTTAGCGGTCCGACGCGCCGCCCTCGTCCTTGTCGGCCTTCGTGGCCACGGGCGGGGGCGGCGCCGCTTCCTTGGCTTCTTTCCCTTCCTTCGCTTCGCCCGCCTCTTCCTTCGGCGCCGCTTCCTTCGGCGCCGCTTCCCCCTTCGCGTCCTTGCTCGCCGCGCCCGCCGCGCTCGCCGCGTTCCCTCCGCCGCGCAGATACGAATCCTCCACGCATGTCGGCCGCATCCTCTCGGGACAAGCGATCCGCACGTGGAAATGATCGTCGTGCACGTCCGCGTCCGCGGGGCTCATCAGCGCCGCCGCTGCCTTCGTGTAGAGGTCCTTCGGCACGTTCTTCTTGGCCGCATACTTGAGCAGCCGCGTGCGCAGCCCTGCCGACACGAACAGGTACCGCACGTCGGTCTTCGTGTCGGTGAGCAGTGCCTCGACGAACGCCCAGTTTCGCTCGTCGTCGAAGCGCACGACCTCGCCGCCGCGGGCGCGCCCGTCGCTGCCGAAGGCCACGAACCGGTGCGGGTTCACGTGTTTGCCCTTCTCGCTCACCATGTAGAAGCCGACGTCCGCGTCGCGCCCCGACTGATGCGAGTTGTGCCCGAAGAGCGCCCCGCCACTCTTCGCCGACAGGTCCCCCACGTACAGCACCGACCCCTTGTGCTTCCCGCTCACCTTGGCGGCTGCGCGACGGAGCACCCGCACGAGGTCGGGCAGCGCGTACGCGTGTGCGCCGCCGCGCACCTCGACCGACTTGCTCGACGCGAGCTTCTCGCCCCCGTACAGCCTGCCCTTGTTCGGCGCCCCCGCCGACAGCGCGCCCTTCGGCTTCCGCTCCTTCTCTGCGCCCTTCTTCGGCTCGCCCTTGTCCTTTTTGCCCTTGCCCTTGTCCTTCTCCTTCGAGGGCTCGGACTTCGCCGCCTTGGCGCCGGGTGCGGCCTCGGAGACGCGCGGGCCTGTGGCGACGAGCGCGAGGCCGAGGAGGAGGGGCGCGGCGATCCGGGCGAGCAGGCGCATGATGCCGCGGACGTTAGCGCGCTCGTGGCGCGCGGGGGAGGGGATGCGAGCGACCGATCGTGGGGTTTTGCGCGACCGACCTCCGCCGCATCGGGTTCATGATCTGGCCCACAAGAAAAAAGAATGCATTCAGGTGCTTGACATGGGTCATCGGTCCGGGTAGAAGCCTCGTCGCGTCCCACCCGAGGGCGGCGCAGGATGCGCCCGTAGCTCAGCTGGATAGAGCGTCGGACTTCGAATCCGAAAGTCGCCCGTTCGAATCGGGCCGGGCGTACCGGGTTCCGAGTCGACTCTACCCAGGGGAGCTCGGGAGGCCGTTGAAAATCGAAGCAGCAAAACCGGGCCATTAGCTCAATTGGTAGAGCAGTGGACTCTTAATCCATTGGCTGAAGGTTCAAGTCCTTCATGGCCCACCAATGATCGCAGTGGAATCCAGTCGCCAGGGCAGGGCGGCTGGGACAGCCGGGACAACGGCTGGGACAGTCGAAGCAGCCTGACAGACAGGCAAAAGAAAGCCCGACGAACCGGATGGTCGTCGGGCTTTCGGCTTTGGAGGAGACTCGTTCCCAAGTGGCGCGGACGGTGCGTCCTGCCGGTCACGACGACCACGCTGCGGATGCGTGACTGCGGGGTGTGATCCCGGTACATTCCGTCCTATGGTCGTAGTGTCGCTTTGTCCGCTACCAGCCATGAGCTTCGTCTGGCAACCGAGCGCGGGAGCATACGCGCAGACGGTGGTCGTGAAGGGGACGTTCCGGCTCTTGCCTGGGGAGTCAACGCTGGCCGAAGCGCAGGAGGCCCCGACGGAGGTCGACCGGGCCCCTTACAAGCGGAAGGCGGACGTGGTGCTGGTGGGGCACGCGTATGCTCCCGGCAAACAGCCGGCGCGGTCGTGGATGGTGCGGCTCGTGGTCGGGGACCTCGATAAGTCGATCGAGGTGTGGTGTGACCGGGTCATTCGATGGCAGGACGGAGCGCTGCTCGAGGGGCCGCGGGTGACGAAAGTGCCGCTCACGTGGGAGCGCGCGGCGGGCGGGCCCGAGACGAGCAATCCGGTGGGAATGCGGTTCGACGCGGCGCCGGACCGGTATGACACGGTGCCCATTCCGAATTTGCAGCCGCCGGGGATGTTCGTTTCGTCGCGCGCGGATACGTTCGTGCCGATTTGCTTTGGGCCGATCGCGCCGGAGTGGCCGCGGGCATCGGCGCGTCTCGGGCGGCTGGCGCCGGGGTGGGAGGGGCGGCCATTCCCTGAGCGATGCGATTATGAGTACTTTCAGGTCGCACCACTGGATCAGCAGGTCGCCGGGATACGACCGAACGAGCGGATCGTCCTGGAGAACCTGCATCCGGAGCATCCGCGGCTCGTGACGAGCTTGCCGAACCTGAGGCCGCGAGCGGTCATGGACCGAGCGACGGGGGAGCGGGAGGAGGTGCAGCTCTTCGCGGACACGCTCTGGATCGACACGGATCGAGGGGTGTGCTCGGTGGTGTGGCGGGGCCAAGTCGGGCTGCGGCATGCAGCAGAGGCAAGGCGGATCGCGGTCTGGTTGGAGGGGATGCCGCTTCGCGAGGCGGCGCGCGAGCAGCAGGCCGGCGTCGACGACGAAGGAGATGTGGCAGCCACGATGACGCTCGTGGGACCGCTCGAAAGGAAAGCGGGGCCGGTGCTGCCGTTCGTGGCGGGGTCGTCGAGGTTATCTGAACCGGAGCGGAAGCAGTTCGTGGAGGAACTCTCGCGGTGGGCGCGGCGGGGATCGGAGGATGGATCCGAGACGCTGTTCGCGCCGATGGTGAGGCCTGCGGGGAAGGCGTTGCCGTTCGAGGGGGTGAGCGAGCCTGCGGACGACGACGGCGACATGGCGAAGACATTGCCGCCAATGGCAAAGGAGCCACTGAAGTCGGTTCCCCTCGTTGTGCCGAGCTTGCCGGAGGCCCCTGTCGTGGAGGTGCAGGTGGAGCAGGAGGAGGCACCGAGCCCATTGCCTGCGCCGCCGCCGATGATCGGGCCGCTGGCGAAGGCGGAGATGTTAGAGGTGCGCGAGTCGCCGGGAGCGCAGGCGGCCGTTGTCGAATGCGGCGAGGCCGAGCGCGATGCGCCAGACGTTGCGAAGCCGGCCGAGCGGAGGCTGCCCGTCGAGGAGTATCCGCTGGAGCGGTGCGCAGCAATTGCTGCCTCGATCGCGCGGAGGAAAGGGGATTATGACCGAATTCTGGCGGAGGAGGGGCTCACGAGGGAAGTGTGGAAGGAGCTGGATGCGTACTGGCTCGCCGCGGTCGAGGTCGAGGTCGATCGTGGGGGGAAGAAGATGCTCTCGGCGTATGATGAGGCGTATGTCGGGCGGCTTGAAAAGGAGCGGGGGCCGATCACGGCAAGCGAGTATGCGGGGCTGTTGATTGCGGCGGAGCGCAGGGGGGTGGATGCGGAGTTGAGGAAGCTCGGGCTGCCGGAAGGGGCCATGATGCAGATCCGGCGGGTTTGGATGGGGAGGTGTGTGATGGATCTGAAGGTCGGCGCGGAGGTACGGGCGGCAATGCGGGTGGTGGCTGGGTGAGCGCCCGAGAAACTTGTTGCTTCGGTCAGCAATCAGGCACACTCAATCAAACCGCCTAACCCACTTCAGCGTTTCTTCAAGCCAGTCGGATTTGTCCGGCACCTTGATGACCCCCCACTTGTAGCCCTCATACCGCATGGGCTTGATGATGCGCGCCGCTATTTGATACGCATCCGGAATCGTATTGGTAGCCGCATCACCTAATTGCGGTAGCACCCCCGCGCGGATGATGACACCGGTTTCGTAATGTTCAAGGGTCATGCCGGGACCCAGGCGCGATTGAATTGATTGAACGCCTCCCAGTGCAGCGACGTTCTGCTGTCCCAGAATCGTTAGCCAGTTCGAGGAGCGCGGCTGCTCATACCCGCCCTTGCGTGTCTCCGACCAATAGTTTCCCATCGCATCGTACTCTAGTGCGGGATAGCGACGCAAGAGTTGGTAATGATAGGGCTCCTCCGTAGTTTCTCTACCGGGCACGGTGAGGACACCGAGGCCAGCTGAACCATGGATGGCATCGACTCGGCCACACCACGTACGCACGAGTTCGACGAAACGTTCAGGGTCGGCGAAAACGTAAGTCGGTGGGAAATGGGCCTTGATTCCGGAAAGAGGGCGTGCTGCGTTATTCTTCGCAAACCCACGGAGCATTATGCGCCAGAGTGAGGGGTCGTCTCCTCCTTTCGGATCCACGTGCTGCATGTGGCATGATAGCTGTTTGTGCGCGCCGATGTCGGCGAGCGAGCGGTAGTCTCCTGGGAGACCTTCGCCATCCCAGCGGCTCAAGCTTCGGGCGTCGTCTTTTTGATAGTGGGTAACCTTGTCCGAGAAGCGCGAGACATAATCTTGGAGGATGAGGAGCAATTGTTCCCGCTTTTCGTGTTTCCAGCCATCAAGAAAATATACGGATAGCAACACGCCGATGCGTGAAACAATCGCACCGCTTGGCTTACGCACTACACCGCGGGTCTCAATGTCTTCCGGGTCGAGCCTGAGCGGATCATGGGCTTGCATCTTCATCTCCAACCACCCCGAGATAGAGACTATTTGGCTTTTCCGCCGCCCTCAGTGCACACACAGTGTTCCTTTATGTCGACTGTGATCACGTCGCCTGGGGTAAGGCCTTGGCTGTCAGCAATGTCTTCGTAGACACCATCTTGTTGCATCGTTGTAGGTGGGTCGATTCCCCCATTGGACTGAGTGAATTTTAGCTCGAAAATTTTCCATAAAGCCCCACCTTTCCACCACGAGATGTCTGGCCGTGCTGCATCACGTACCACAGGAACATTGGACGGCATGCCGTCGTCGTTTACGCTCAAAATCGGCTCGTAGCCGCCTTTCCCGTCAGGGCGGTAGTTCACCTCCGGGCGTGGGCCATCTGCAGTCGGGCTCTTGGGCCGTCTGAATCCTCCTTTAGGGTGCTGTCCGCTATTCGGATCATAGTACTTTTCTCGAAGTTTCGCTGCTACGCAATCTGTGTATGTTCTGTGTTCTCCCTTGTTGGCCATGCATTGGCAAGCAATGTTACAAATTTCATCCAGCTCCTTTGATGTGCTAACCCGTACGTTGGCGGCCTCAATGGCCTTTGTTCGCTTTGCTGCTGCGGATTCGACGTTGCCCTCTGGTAGATCGTGTGCCTTGATGTCATCAATTGCGGCTTGCAGTAGTTGTCGTTCTTGTTGGCTGAATGGCGGTGTCGTTG
Protein-coding sequences here:
- a CDS encoding DUF2169 family type VI secretion system accessory protein — protein: MSFVWQPSAGAYAQTVVVKGTFRLLPGESTLAEAQEAPTEVDRAPYKRKADVVLVGHAYAPGKQPARSWMVRLVVGDLDKSIEVWCDRVIRWQDGALLEGPRVTKVPLTWERAAGGPETSNPVGMRFDAAPDRYDTVPIPNLQPPGMFVSSRADTFVPICFGPIAPEWPRASARLGRLAPGWEGRPFPERCDYEYFQVAPLDQQVAGIRPNERIVLENLHPEHPRLVTSLPNLRPRAVMDRATGEREEVQLFADTLWIDTDRGVCSVVWRGQVGLRHAAEARRIAVWLEGMPLREAAREQQAGVDDEGDVAATMTLVGPLERKAGPVLPFVAGSSRLSEPERKQFVEELSRWARRGSEDGSETLFAPMVRPAGKALPFEGVSEPADDDGDMAKTLPPMAKEPLKSVPLVVPSLPEAPVVEVQVEQEEAPSPLPAPPPMIGPLAKAEMLEVRESPGAQAAVVECGEAERDAPDVAKPAERRLPVEEYPLERCAAIAASIARRKGDYDRILAEEGLTREVWKELDAYWLAAVEVEVDRGGKKMLSAYDEAYVGRLEKERGPITASEYAGLLIAAERRGVDAELRKLGLPEGAMMQIRRVWMGRCVMDLKVGAEVRAAMRVVAG
- a CDS encoding type VI immunity family protein — protein: MQAHDPLRLDPEDIETRGVVRKPSGAIVSRIGVLLSVYFLDGWKHEKREQLLLILQDYVSRFSDKVTHYQKDDARSLSRWDGEGLPGDYRSLADIGAHKQLSCHMQHVDPKGGDDPSLWRIMLRGFAKNNAARPLSGIKAHFPPTYVFADPERFVELVRTWCGRVDAIHGSAGLGVLTVPGRETTEEPYHYQLLRRYPALEYDAMGNYWSETRKGGYEQPRSSNWLTILGQQNVAALGGVQSIQSRLGPGMTLEHYETGVIIRAGVLPQLGDAATNTIPDAYQIAARIIKPMRYEGYKWGVIKVPDKSDWLEETLKWVRRFD
- a CDS encoding penicillin-insensitive murein endopeptidase, whose product is MRLLARIAAPLLLGLALVATGPRVSEAAPGAKAAKSEPSKEKDKGKGKKDKGEPKKGAEKERKPKGALSAGAPNKGRLYGGEKLASSKSVEVRGGAHAYALPDLVRVLRRAAAKVSGKHKGSVLYVGDLSAKSGGALFGHNSHQSGRDADVGFYMVSEKGKHVNPHRFVAFGSDGRARGGEVVRFDDERNWAFVEALLTDTKTDVRYLFVSAGLRTRLLKYAAKKNVPKDLYTKAAAALMSPADADVHDDHFHVRIACPERMRPTCVEDSYLRGGGNAASAAGAASKDAKGEAAPKEAAPKEEAGEAKEGKEAKEAAPPPPVATKADKDEGGASDR
- a CDS encoding DUF4150 domain-containing protein, whose translation is MSYPREGSRGTPEGLVISTCPDVCLTPVGSAMVPVPYSIVAKQSDHADTTKSVRMTRLRTHTTGSIITTCTGDSPGTGKGIKSGTTEGICEPKTFSPTVRAEGKNIIRHSDEWWMNNENTVGKLVYVKDTRVHLAQAATGAMTDVRPSTSLGSRLKNQSTSGDARGGLLAQIANFLTFGRMAQRQVEFEINALQAVLDAPTTPPFSQQERQLLQAAIDDIKAHDLPEGNVESAAAKRTKAIEAANVRVSTSKELDEICNIACQCMANKGEHRTYTDCVAAKLREKYYDPNSGQHPKGGFRRPKSPTADGPRPEVNYRPDGKGGYEPILSVNDDGMPSNVPVVRDAARPDISWWKGGALWKIFELKFTQSNGGIDPPTTMQQDGVYEDIADSQGLTPGDVITVDIKEHCVCTEGGGKAK